A stretch of DNA from Thiothrix subterranea:
AGCCGGGTGTCTTACCGACAAACTGAGCGTAGCGATTTTAGGGCCTATGGCGCAATGGTTAGCGCAGAGGACTCATAATCCTTTGGTTCTAGGTTCGAGTCCTAGTAGGCCCACCAATTTTATCAAGGTGTTGCGTTGTTTTGCCGCCCGATGATTCCCCGCCGTTTTGGTCGGGGTCATGATAGGGTCATACCTGCGGTTTTTGTGGGGACAAGGCGCAAGGGATTAGTACCCTACTCTATGGTCAAAAAAAAGCCGCATCAGATGACACGGCTTTCTTGATCAAGTTTTGATGCGCACTAGAGTATGGCGATGAACCACGCAAAACCGTTTAGGTAACATCCGACAATGAACTGCCAAAAATCCCCACCCACGTCTAAAAAATTCTCTTCCAGCTTTTTTTCTTTGGGGAATATCAACCCTCATACGCGCCAACTTAAGCCCCTATCCCCTTGATTAAACACGGCTCAACGCCATTTCTCGGCATTGGTTCAACAGAGCAAGAATGGGGCTGGGTAAACATTGCAACGTCCGCTTTCTGGGGCGTTCGCTCAAACTCTTGATGTTGTCATCCTCAAAGCGGGCATCAACAGGGAAACAGGCTTTGATGCCCGCGTTGAGGTCATCCGCGACGGTTTTCCAAAGTCGCCAATCGGTGAGTCGGCGGGGGTTATCGAGTTTGCGCTTGGCATTGGCAAAGCGACTTTGCGTCATCTTTTCCAGCACGGCGGCGTACAATAATTTGCCGTGTAGATACAGATCAGCCAGTTTTGAGCCTTTGTGCGCCCGTAGTTCATCGACATTCAGCAAACTTTTGAGGCGTTTGATCACTAATTCAACCTGCCAGCGGACACGATAGAGTGCGGATGCGGTGGTGGTACACAGCACTTCAGGCGGTAATGACGTGAAAATCAGTACCCATTCGCTCAGGCAAAGGGCTTCCGTGCTGGGGTTGCGTCCCTTGTCTTTGGCACGTTGTTTGGCTTTGCGCCGCGCTTGTGCGGCTTTTTCTTCGGGTAAGGGGATCGCGTGAAGGTAGCCCTGGATGCGTTTGTTGCCATGACATAACCAAACCGGCACACAACTGGGGCGTTTGCCCAGCTTGCGTAAGCGCGTGTACCAGTCGATTTTGACTAGGCGTCCGGCATCATCTCCTTCGCCATCTTCATACAGGTTCATGCTGTGGACGTTGTAGCGTAATACCACATCACCGCCTCGGTCGATGAAAGGGACAAGCGTTTTGGGTTGGTTATAACCCCGGTCAATCAGCACCACATCGCCTGCTGCCAGCGTGTAATGGTCGAGGTTTTCGCCTTCTTTATCGGTAGTGACTTCCACTTGATGCAGGCTGAGGTTGATCAAATCAATCGCGATGTGCAGGCGATAGGTCGTGGCAGTAGCTCCCGGTTCTTGCACGGTCGAGCCATCAATGACGATGAAACGCAGTTTGCCGCTATCGACAACCTCGCTTAGCCCAAATACGCCTGCCAGCAGGGATTTTACCCACGGAACACAGGCTTCCAGTCTTTTTTTACCGCTGTGTCACTGAGGTAGCCCTGCCTCTGGGCGACCTCCCCGGCGCAACTGCGTAGCGACAAGTCCAAACCGCAGTAAGCCAGCACTAACTGGAGCAATTGCAGCGGGCTTTTGATCTTGCGGGGACGGGCGAAGGCTTTGAAGGCATACGCTTGTTCATGATAATCGGCAGGCAACACTTGCAGGAATTGGGCAAAACGGGTATCTAATAACGGTGGCAACTTCATGTGGACTTTCACTTTGGTCGGTAAAAGTATCCTACATGGAGTTGCCATATCTTGTTTTCAAGAGGAAACAAGGGGTTAGGGGCTTAAGTTGGCGCGTATGCGGGTTTCTGTTGACAACAAAGGCCAGTTATCGGGGTGTTTCTCATATGCTTTCATCATGCCCAACATATTGGAAATAGCCCATAAATGCCCTATCCATCCGCCTATTTCATCATCGTCTTTGCACATATTTTCGCGTAACCACTTACGAACTTTATTTGCGTCTGGTTCGTCTTCCAATAATGCGGGTGAACTGCGCTTGATTGCGTTAATTAGAGTTATATGGCGTGGATAACTCACGCCATCAATAACAATCCCATCATCATTAGCACCTACAGGCGGTTTATTTCCACGTTCATTTTGTTCCATACTTTGCTTTCCTGTCAGATAGTCAGATCATCCACGGGAACATGCAAAAGGGGAACTCTCAACAGTTCCCCTTTTTTTATGTCGTTAGGTTGTCGACTGTCTGTCAGGTGAGCGTGTTTTGCAAGTCTGGCAGGGCTTAGCGCCAGCCCTTCACGTTGTGGGTGTCTTCGTTTCCGGTCGTCAGTGGGCGGAATTGGTAGCCGTCTGCTGGTATCTGCTGCTTCAGTTCTTCAATCTCCGTGTCGGTGGCAGACTTCAAGTCGGCATATTTGGCTTGTTGCTGCACCAGTTCAGCCTTGAGCGCATCACGTTCTGCACGGATACCGTTTAGTTCACGGGTGAAAAAATCCATCATCTTAGTGAACTGGTGCGATTGCCCTTCTGTGTCGAACTGTTCCTCTGTGGGGGTGTCGGTGTACTCCAGCGGTTCAGTAAACGCGGATTCGGTGCGGTTGCCGGTGCTGAATTTCATGATACCCGTGCCAAGGCTTGCGGGTGAGTCGGTGACTCCCAAACCCATTAAGTATGATCTAGCCCAGCAAACCCGGACACCCCAAGAAGTGAGTACACTATACTCGACACTTGAGGTGAAAGATGAAACCAAGCAAACCGACCACCAAGCCCTACACACGCCGTTCCGAGAGCTACAAAGCGGAAGCCCTGAAACTAGCCGATCGAATCGGTTACACGGAAGCTGCGCGTCAATTGGGTTTACATGAATCGCAACTCTACGGCTGGCGAGCCAAACAGTCGCATCAACAAACGGTTAGCAGCCGCGAACAAGAGCAAGCGGCTGAAATCGCGAAACTCAAACGGGAACTGTTGATAGCCCAAGAAGAGGTGGCTATCCTAAAAAAGGCCAGCGCGTACTTTGCGAGACAGCTCAAGTGAAGTACGCTTTTATTCAACAACATAGCCGTGAATTCTGCATTCCCCGCCTGTGCCAAGCATTGGGTGTTGCCCGCAGCAGTTACTATGAATGGCTGGAGCGACAATCCAACTATCGGCAACGTGAGCAACGCCAGGCATCACTCGATACTCAGGTTGCCGCCGCCTTCCAGTCCAAGAAAGGCTGCTATGGCGCATGGCGTTTATGTAAACTATTGGCAAAGGATGGGCAGCATTACAACCGCAAAACCATTGCCAACAGCTTGAAACGTCAGGGATTAGTCGCCAAAGCAGCGCGGAAATTCAAGGCAACCACCCATAGCCGCCATTCGTTGCCAGTGTCGCCCAATCTGCTGGAACAGAACTTTACCGC
This window harbors:
- a CDS encoding IS3 family transposase (programmed frameshift), whose amino-acid sequence is MKPSKPTTKPYTRRSESYKAEALKLADRIGYTEAARQLGLHESQLYGWRAKQSHQQTVSSREQEQAAEIAKLKRELLIAQEEVAILKKGQRVLCETAQVKYAFIQQHSREFCIPRLCQALGVARSSYYEWLERQSNYRQREQRQASLDTQVAAAFQSKKGCYGAWRLCKLLAKDGQHYNRKTIANSLKRQGLVAKAARKFKATTHSRHSLPVSPNLLEQNFTATAPNQKWVGDITYLWTDEGWLYLAVIIDLFSRQVIGWAMDQRMTADLVGDALQMALWKRKHPKGVIVHSDRGSQYCSQAYQQLIQQHQLHGSMSAKGNCYDNACAESFFHSMKVECIHGERFATRDAMKQTVFEYIETDYNRHRLHSTLGYLSPLDFEAQFLTS
- a CDS encoding transposase, which produces MQEPGATATTYRLHIAIDLINLSLHQVEVTTDKEGENLDHYTLAAGDVVLIDRGYNQPKTLVPFIDRGGDVVLRYNVHSMNLYEDGEGDDAGRLVKIDWYTRLRKLGKRPSCVPVWLCHGNKRIQGYLHAIPLPEEKAAQARRKAKQRAKDKGRNPSTEALCLSEWVLIFTSLPPEVLCTTTASALYRVRWQVELVIKRLKSLLNVDELRAHKGSKLADLYLHGKLLYAAVLEKMTQSRFANAKRKLDNPRRLTDWRLWKTVADDLNAGIKACFPVDARFEDDNIKSLSERPRKRTLQCLPSPILALLNQCREMALSRV